The Mastomys coucha isolate ucsf_1 unplaced genomic scaffold, UCSF_Mcou_1 pScaffold13, whole genome shotgun sequence genome has a window encoding:
- the LOC116087028 gene encoding probable histidine--tRNA ligase, mitochondrial isoform X1, which translates to MPHLGPLRCRAWAALLGQLLRPPRNVCIPAVGCHSQVATAVLTSEQLKRHQEKTNFIIKVPKGTRDLSPQQMVVREKILDKIISCFKRHGAKGLDTPAFELKEMLTEKYEDNFGLMYDLKDQGGELLSLRYDLTVPFARYLAMNKLKKMKRYQVGKVWRRESPAIVQGRYREFCQCDFDIAGEFDPMIPDAECLRIMCEILSGLQLGDFLIKVNDRRVVDGMFAVCGVPESKLRTICSSMDKLDKMSWEDVRQEMVAVKGLAPEVADRIGDYVQYHGGASLVEELFKDPRLSQSQLALQGLADLKLLFEYLSLFGIADKISLDLSLARGLDYYTGVIYEAVLLESPAQAGKETLSVGSVAAGGRYDRLVAQFDPKGHNVPCVGLSIGVERIFYLVEQKMKISGEKVRTTETQVFVATPQKNFLRERLKIIAELWDAGIKAEMLYKNNPKLLTQLHYCERTDIPLMVIIGEQEQSQGVIKLRSVASREEVTINRESLVAEIQKRLSES; encoded by the exons ATGCCCCACCTGGGGCCCCTGCGCTGCAGGGCCTGGGCTGCGCTGCTCGGCCAGCTCCTGCGACCTCCCCGCAATGTGTGCATCCCGGCGGTCGGTTGTCATAGTCAG GTTGCAACAGCAGTGTTAACATCGGAACAACTAAAACGAcatcaagaaaaaacaaattttatcatCAAGGTTCCAAAG GGCACCAGGGATTTAAGTCCTCAACAGATGGTCGTGAGGGAGAAAATTCTTGATAAGATTATCAGCTGTTTCAAACGTCATGGGGCAAAGGGGTTGGATACGCCAGCATTTGAGCTAAAA GAAATGCTCACCGAGAAGTATGAAGACAACTTTGGCCTCATGTATGATTTGAAGGATCAAGGTGGAGAGTTGTTGTCTCTGCGCTATGACCTTACT GTCCCTTTTGCTCGCTACCTGGCCAtgaataaattgaagaagatgaaACGATATCAAGTTGGAAAAGTGTGGCGGCGAGAGAGCCCAGCCATAGTCCAGGGCCGCTACCGGGAGTTCTGTCAGTGT gatttTGACATTGCTGGTGAGTTTGACCCAATGATCCCTGATGCAGAGTGTTTGAGGATCATGTGTGAAATCCTAAGTGGATTGCAACTGGGGGACTTTCTCATTAAG GTAAATGACCGTCGTGTTGTAGACGGGATGTTTGCTGTCTGTGGTGTTCCTGAGAGCAAGCTCCGTACCATCTGCTCCTCCATGGACAAACTAGATAAG ATGTCTTGGGAAGATGTGAGGCAGGAGATGGTGGCAGTGAAAGGCCTAGCTCCTGAGGTGGCCGATCGAATTGGGGACTACGTCCAATATCATG GGGGGGCATCCCTGGTAGAGGAGCTGTTCAAGGATCCCAGACTGTCCCAAAGCCAGCTGGCCTTGCAGGGCCTAGCAGACCTGAAGCTGCTCTTTGAATACCTGAGCTTATTTGGAATTGCTGATAAG ATCTCCCTTGATCTGAGTCTGGCCCGGGGCCTGGACTATTATACAGGAGTGATCTATGAAGCAGTACTGCTAGAGTCTCCAGCCCAGGCTGGAAAGGAGACTCTGAGCGTGGGCAGTGTGGCTGCTGGTGGGCGCTATGACAGGCTGGTAGCCCAGTTTGATCCCAAGGGCCATAACGTGCCTTGTGTGGGGTTGAGCATTGGAGTAGAGAGAATCTTCTACCTTGTGGAGCAGAAGATGAAG ATTTCTGGTGAGAAGGTTCGAACCACAGAGACCCAAGTGTTTGTGGCCACACCCCAGAAGAACTTTCTCCGAGAACGTTTGAAGATAATTGCAGAGCTTTGGGATGCAGGGATCAAG GCAGAGATGCTTTATAAAAACAACCCTAAACTGTTAACTCAGCTGCACTATTGTGAGAGAACAGACATTCCTCTGATGGTCATTATTGGCGAGCAAGAGCAGAGTCAAGGTGTCATCAAGCTCCGCTCAGTGGCCAGCAGAGAGGAA GTGACCATTAATCGAGAAAGTCTTGTGGCTGAAATTCAGAAGCGACTGTCTGAGTCTTGA
- the LOC116087028 gene encoding probable histidine--tRNA ligase, mitochondrial isoform X3, which translates to MPHLGPLRCRAWAALLGQLLRPPRNVCIPAVGCHSQVATAVLTSEQLKRHQEKTNFIIKVPKGTRDLSPQQMVVREKILDKIISCFKRHGAKGLDTPAFELKEMLTEKYEDNFGLMYDLKDQGGELLSLRYDLTVPFARYLAMNKLKKMKRYQVGKVWRRESPAIVQGRYREFCQCDFDIAGEFDPMIPDAECLRIMCEILSGLQLGDFLIKVNDRRVVDGMFAVCGVPESKLRTICSSMDKLDKMSWEDVRQEMVAVKGLAPEVADRIGDYVQYHGGASLVEELFKDPRLSQSQLALQGLADLKLLFEYLSLFGIADKISGEKVRTTETQVFVATPQKNFLRERLKIIAELWDAGIKAEMLYKNNPKLLTQLHYCERTDIPLMVIIGEQEQSQGVIKLRSVASREEVTINRESLVAEIQKRLSES; encoded by the exons ATGCCCCACCTGGGGCCCCTGCGCTGCAGGGCCTGGGCTGCGCTGCTCGGCCAGCTCCTGCGACCTCCCCGCAATGTGTGCATCCCGGCGGTCGGTTGTCATAGTCAG GTTGCAACAGCAGTGTTAACATCGGAACAACTAAAACGAcatcaagaaaaaacaaattttatcatCAAGGTTCCAAAG GGCACCAGGGATTTAAGTCCTCAACAGATGGTCGTGAGGGAGAAAATTCTTGATAAGATTATCAGCTGTTTCAAACGTCATGGGGCAAAGGGGTTGGATACGCCAGCATTTGAGCTAAAA GAAATGCTCACCGAGAAGTATGAAGACAACTTTGGCCTCATGTATGATTTGAAGGATCAAGGTGGAGAGTTGTTGTCTCTGCGCTATGACCTTACT GTCCCTTTTGCTCGCTACCTGGCCAtgaataaattgaagaagatgaaACGATATCAAGTTGGAAAAGTGTGGCGGCGAGAGAGCCCAGCCATAGTCCAGGGCCGCTACCGGGAGTTCTGTCAGTGT gatttTGACATTGCTGGTGAGTTTGACCCAATGATCCCTGATGCAGAGTGTTTGAGGATCATGTGTGAAATCCTAAGTGGATTGCAACTGGGGGACTTTCTCATTAAG GTAAATGACCGTCGTGTTGTAGACGGGATGTTTGCTGTCTGTGGTGTTCCTGAGAGCAAGCTCCGTACCATCTGCTCCTCCATGGACAAACTAGATAAG ATGTCTTGGGAAGATGTGAGGCAGGAGATGGTGGCAGTGAAAGGCCTAGCTCCTGAGGTGGCCGATCGAATTGGGGACTACGTCCAATATCATG GGGGGGCATCCCTGGTAGAGGAGCTGTTCAAGGATCCCAGACTGTCCCAAAGCCAGCTGGCCTTGCAGGGCCTAGCAGACCTGAAGCTGCTCTTTGAATACCTGAGCTTATTTGGAATTGCTGATAAG ATTTCTGGTGAGAAGGTTCGAACCACAGAGACCCAAGTGTTTGTGGCCACACCCCAGAAGAACTTTCTCCGAGAACGTTTGAAGATAATTGCAGAGCTTTGGGATGCAGGGATCAAG GCAGAGATGCTTTATAAAAACAACCCTAAACTGTTAACTCAGCTGCACTATTGTGAGAGAACAGACATTCCTCTGATGGTCATTATTGGCGAGCAAGAGCAGAGTCAAGGTGTCATCAAGCTCCGCTCAGTGGCCAGCAGAGAGGAA GTGACCATTAATCGAGAAAGTCTTGTGGCTGAAATTCAGAAGCGACTGTCTGAGTCTTGA
- the LOC116087028 gene encoding probable histidine--tRNA ligase, mitochondrial isoform X2, translating to MVVREKILDKIISCFKRHGAKGLDTPAFELKEMLTEKYEDNFGLMYDLKDQGGELLSLRYDLTVPFARYLAMNKLKKMKRYQVGKVWRRESPAIVQGRYREFCQCDFDIAGEFDPMIPDAECLRIMCEILSGLQLGDFLIKVNDRRVVDGMFAVCGVPESKLRTICSSMDKLDKMSWEDVRQEMVAVKGLAPEVADRIGDYVQYHGGASLVEELFKDPRLSQSQLALQGLADLKLLFEYLSLFGIADKISLDLSLARGLDYYTGVIYEAVLLESPAQAGKETLSVGSVAAGGRYDRLVAQFDPKGHNVPCVGLSIGVERIFYLVEQKMKISGEKVRTTETQVFVATPQKNFLRERLKIIAELWDAGIKAEMLYKNNPKLLTQLHYCERTDIPLMVIIGEQEQSQGVIKLRSVASREEVTINRESLVAEIQKRLSES from the exons ATGGTCGTGAGGGAGAAAATTCTTGATAAGATTATCAGCTGTTTCAAACGTCATGGGGCAAAGGGGTTGGATACGCCAGCATTTGAGCTAAAA GAAATGCTCACCGAGAAGTATGAAGACAACTTTGGCCTCATGTATGATTTGAAGGATCAAGGTGGAGAGTTGTTGTCTCTGCGCTATGACCTTACT GTCCCTTTTGCTCGCTACCTGGCCAtgaataaattgaagaagatgaaACGATATCAAGTTGGAAAAGTGTGGCGGCGAGAGAGCCCAGCCATAGTCCAGGGCCGCTACCGGGAGTTCTGTCAGTGT gatttTGACATTGCTGGTGAGTTTGACCCAATGATCCCTGATGCAGAGTGTTTGAGGATCATGTGTGAAATCCTAAGTGGATTGCAACTGGGGGACTTTCTCATTAAG GTAAATGACCGTCGTGTTGTAGACGGGATGTTTGCTGTCTGTGGTGTTCCTGAGAGCAAGCTCCGTACCATCTGCTCCTCCATGGACAAACTAGATAAG ATGTCTTGGGAAGATGTGAGGCAGGAGATGGTGGCAGTGAAAGGCCTAGCTCCTGAGGTGGCCGATCGAATTGGGGACTACGTCCAATATCATG GGGGGGCATCCCTGGTAGAGGAGCTGTTCAAGGATCCCAGACTGTCCCAAAGCCAGCTGGCCTTGCAGGGCCTAGCAGACCTGAAGCTGCTCTTTGAATACCTGAGCTTATTTGGAATTGCTGATAAG ATCTCCCTTGATCTGAGTCTGGCCCGGGGCCTGGACTATTATACAGGAGTGATCTATGAAGCAGTACTGCTAGAGTCTCCAGCCCAGGCTGGAAAGGAGACTCTGAGCGTGGGCAGTGTGGCTGCTGGTGGGCGCTATGACAGGCTGGTAGCCCAGTTTGATCCCAAGGGCCATAACGTGCCTTGTGTGGGGTTGAGCATTGGAGTAGAGAGAATCTTCTACCTTGTGGAGCAGAAGATGAAG ATTTCTGGTGAGAAGGTTCGAACCACAGAGACCCAAGTGTTTGTGGCCACACCCCAGAAGAACTTTCTCCGAGAACGTTTGAAGATAATTGCAGAGCTTTGGGATGCAGGGATCAAG GCAGAGATGCTTTATAAAAACAACCCTAAACTGTTAACTCAGCTGCACTATTGTGAGAGAACAGACATTCCTCTGATGGTCATTATTGGCGAGCAAGAGCAGAGTCAAGGTGTCATCAAGCTCCGCTCAGTGGCCAGCAGAGAGGAA GTGACCATTAATCGAGAAAGTCTTGTGGCTGAAATTCAGAAGCGACTGTCTGAGTCTTGA
- the Zmat2 gene encoding zinc finger matrin-type protein 2: MASGSGTKNLDFRRKWDKDEYEKLAEKRLTEEREKKDGKPVQPVKRELLRHRDYKVDLESKLGKTIVITKTTPQSEMGGYYCNVCDCVVKDSINFLDHINGKKHQRNLGMSMRVERSTLDQVKKRFEVNKKKMEEKQKDYDFEERMKELREEEEKAKAYKKEKQKEKKRRAEEDLTFEEDDEMAAVMGFSGFGSTKKSY; encoded by the exons ATGGCGTCTGGCAGCGGG ACAAAAAACTTGGACTTTCGCCGAAAGTGGGACAAAGATGAATATGAGAAGCTCGCGGAGAAGAGACTCacggaagagagagaaaagaaggatg GGAAACCAGTGCAGCCAGTCAAGCGGGAGCTCCTGCGGCACAGGGATTACAAGGTGGACTTGGAGTCCAAGCTTGGGAAGACAATTGTTATCACCAAGACGACCCCACAGTCTGAAATGGGAGG CTACTATTGCAATGTCTGTGACTGTGTGGTGAAGGACTCCATTAACTTCCTGGATCACATCAATGGAAAGAAAC ATCAGCGAAACCTGGGTATGTCTATGCGCGTGGAACGTTCCACTCTCGATCAGGTAAAGAAACGTTTTGAGGTTAACaaaaagaagatggaagagaagcagaaagattatGATTTTGAAGAAAGGATGAAGGAGCTCAGAGAAGAG GAGGAAAAGGCTAAAGCatacaagaaagagaaacagaaggagaagaagaggagggcgGAGGAGGACTTGACTTTTGAGGAGGATGATGAAATGGCAGCTGTGATGGGCTTCTCTGGCTTTGGTTCCACCAAGAAGAGTTACTGA